A single Parabacteroides timonensis DNA region contains:
- a CDS encoding 6-bladed beta-propeller, whose translation MNKIYISFIFSASLLLTACGGKKSGEQALSETVFDLEYPVTISFAKGIETEQEVLLSEIAKEVKIVPLETKPECLVAKVSQGMIQMVDHNLFIPCSEGLLQFTDDGKFVRSVVKRGQGPGEYSIIRFIATNDRLKQIYIMDNGRILTYTVDGDYAGESKIPFCWQFTLLGDSTYVGYFYNNTGQKKDRLVLVNRQGETLKAFPQYDQFTIANGLNYYLWGRYDRYVYSFKGEACCKEYYNDTVFTVTSEQLLPRYILDLGKYKIPKERRFELLEGNWQAYSEPAQAYLRPDFHETSKWVFLPYTSWDVTNKDELPRLALYDKKKRTCYKVKNNRIKNDMQGSLPFYPETRIADDILLYYLEASEVLELAEEDPSVMEYEQLKNLKEDDNPVLMIVYLK comes from the coding sequence ATGAATAAGATCTATATATCTTTTATATTTTCTGCTAGTTTGCTCCTGACAGCTTGTGGAGGAAAGAAATCTGGTGAACAAGCTCTTTCGGAAACAGTATTTGATCTGGAATATCCGGTAACGATTTCTTTTGCGAAAGGTATTGAGACGGAGCAGGAAGTCCTGTTGAGTGAAATTGCCAAAGAGGTAAAGATTGTTCCGTTGGAAACAAAACCCGAGTGTTTGGTGGCAAAAGTATCTCAAGGAATGATACAGATGGTGGATCATAATTTGTTTATTCCATGCAGCGAAGGACTATTGCAATTTACAGATGACGGTAAGTTTGTCCGCTCAGTAGTCAAACGGGGACAAGGGCCAGGAGAATATAGCATAATTCGGTTTATTGCTACTAACGACAGGCTGAAACAGATTTATATAATGGATAATGGAAGGATTCTTACCTATACAGTAGACGGAGACTATGCAGGGGAGTCTAAAATACCTTTCTGCTGGCAGTTCACTTTGTTAGGAGATAGTACGTATGTCGGCTATTTCTATAATAATACGGGGCAGAAGAAAGACCGGCTTGTCCTGGTTAACCGGCAGGGAGAGACATTGAAAGCTTTCCCTCAATATGATCAGTTTACGATTGCTAATGGATTGAATTATTATTTGTGGGGACGCTACGACCGCTATGTATACTCTTTTAAAGGAGAAGCCTGTTGTAAAGAATACTATAATGATACGGTCTTTACGGTTACTTCAGAGCAACTTCTGCCTCGTTACATTCTCGATTTAGGAAAGTATAAGATACCGAAAGAAAGACGTTTTGAGCTTTTGGAGGGAAACTGGCAAGCCTATTCTGAACCCGCACAAGCCTATCTGCGACCGGATTTCCACGAAACTTCCAAATGGGTGTTTCTTCCCTATACCTCCTGGGACGTTACTAACAAAGACGAGTTACCTCGTTTGGCTCTGTATGATAAGAAGAAAAGAACTTGCTATAAGGTGAAAAACAATCGTATCAAGAATGATATGCAAGGTAGTTTGCCTTTTTATCCGGAAACGCGTATTGCAGATGATATATTACTTTATTATCTGGAAGCATCCGAAGTGCTGGAACTGGCAGAAGAAGATCCTTCTGTTATGGAATATGAGCAATTAAAGAATTTGAAAGAGGATGATAACCCAGTCTTGATGATTGTTTATTTAAAATGA